The Nicotiana sylvestris chromosome 6, ASM39365v2, whole genome shotgun sequence genomic sequence TATCACCCTGTCTGATTCTTCTATTCCAGAGCAGACTACCCCAGTTCCTACACCTGCGGAAGGTACCACTATCCCTCCCATTGATACTTCTGTTCCGCCTCCAGCCCTAACTTCCGGTTCTGGTATTTCTGATGGGGATAttaggggagctattcagatgttgACCCAACTAGTGGCCTCTCAGGCCTAGAGGTCAAATGTTGCGCCCAGTTCATCCAACCAGCAAGGGGATGCTACTAGTTCCAGGGTGAACAAATTTCTCCAGTTAGACCCTCCAATGCTTACGGGTGCCAATCTAGAAGAAGACCCTCAGGAtattattgatgagatgcacaagaccctcagggttatgcgtgcaactgagacagagggagtagagttggctgcctaccatctaaaaggggtggcctattcgttgtttgagttgtgggaagatTCCCGTGAGAAGGGGCGCCCTCCAGCGAGGTGGAGCGAGTTTGCTGATGCCCTTATAGATCATTTCCTGCCGCTGAGACAAGGGCAGCCCGTGCAGCTGAGTTTGAAAAATTTGAAGCAAGGTAAcagaagtgtgtgggagtaccacatggagtttgctcgcCTGTCAAAGTATGCCATTCATATGTTTCCCACAATGGAGGCCAGGATGcgctggtttgttcagggccttaattctttgactattaatAAGGCTTCTATGACTGCATTGAATTttgatatgaattatgggaataTGATAGCATTCACTCAGGCCACAAAGAACGTAAATTGAAGAACAtgatggagagagagggtaacagTAAGGCCCGGTCTACGGGCATTATGGGAGAGTCAATAGGTGGGGGAAGATCAGCTTTcaggggaggatcatcagggTTGTCTCAGTCTGTTGCATAGTCTTCAGCTAGTGCACCGCCAGCAGGGCCCAGCCAACAGCAGTGGAGTCATTTCAGGCTCGGTCAGGGCAACAGGGGATCCCATCAGCGGGGTCGGTCAGGAGAGAGGTCCCAGCAGCAACAGAGGTCCCCATGCCCCAGGTGCGGGAAGATGCACACAGGGATTTGCTATTTAGAGTTACCCGTATGTtatggatgtgggatgaggggtcatattCAGAGGCATTGTTGTGTATCCCGTTAGGGAGCGGATAGGGGCACAGCACAGTCATCCAGTCCAACAGCTGCTACATCTTCAACCCCTTCTCTAGCACGAGGTGACCCAACACCCGCAAGGcgtggtgcagctaggggtggtgcacagagttcaggaggacccagtcagttctatgctatgagtggtcgccagactgcagaggcttctccagatgttgttccAGGTATTttgactgtccaatctcatgatgtgtatgcacttattgaccctggttccaccttgtcctatgttacaccttttgttgctatggaatttgggatagaaccgaATCAGCTTCATGATCCATTTTTGGTGTCTACTCCGGTTGGTGAGTCAATTACGGCTGCTCGAGTTTATAAAGGTTGTGTTG encodes the following:
- the LOC138871617 gene encoding uncharacterized protein, giving the protein MLTGANLEEDPQDIIDEMHKTLRVMRATETEGVELAAYHLKGVAYSLFELWEDSREKGRPPARWSEFADALIDHFLPLRQGQPVQLSLKNLKQGNRSVWEYHMEFARLSKYAIHMFPTMEARMRWFVQGLNSLTINKASMTALNFDMNYGNMIAFTQATKNGADRGTAQSSSPTAATSSTPSLARGDPTPARRGAARGGAQSSGGPSQFYAMSGRQTAEASPDVVPGILTVQSHDVYALIDPGSTLSYVTPFVAMEFGIEPNQLHDPFLVSTPVGESITAARVYKGCVVTVRGRDTMTDLIELGMVNFDVIIRMD